The Candidatus Hydrothermales bacterium genome includes a region encoding these proteins:
- the rplD gene encoding 50S ribosomal protein L4, with product MKAKVFDITGKEVGERELPHYIFDLKPNIHLLWLVTKYYLSRWRVGSANTKTRGEVRGGGRKPWPQKHTGWARHGSIRSPIWRKGGVVFGPKPRDFSISVPYKARLKALYIALSDRARDKRIKVLTGLNDLALKTKEGERVISNLGLNDTKVILLFADNERKHFLAFRNIEKVTCKRAIDVNAYDILNSKFVVFSDEGLSEFLKVRGGLKSEESL from the coding sequence ATGAAAGCTAAAGTCTTTGATATAACAGGAAAAGAAGTTGGCGAAAGAGAATTGCCCCACTATATTTTTGATCTGAAACCTAACATACATTTACTTTGGCTAGTGACAAAATATTACTTATCAAGATGGAGAGTGGGGTCGGCAAATACAAAAACAAGGGGAGAGGTAAGAGGTGGTGGAAGAAAACCCTGGCCTCAAAAACATACTGGTTGGGCAAGACACGGATCTATTAGATCTCCAATATGGAGAAAGGGGGGAGTTGTTTTCGGCCCAAAACCAAGAGATTTTTCAATAAGTGTTCCCTATAAGGCCAGGCTAAAAGCTCTATATATAGCATTAAGCGATAGAGCAAGAGATAAAAGGATCAAGGTGTTAACAGGTCTAAATGATTTAGCGCTAAAAACAAAAGAGGGGGAGAGGGTTATAAGTAATCTCGGTTTAAATGATACAAAGGTTATTCTTCTATTCGCAGACAATGAAAGAAAGCACTTTTTAGCCTTTAGAAATATTGAAAAGGTCACCTGTAAAAGAGCTATAGATGTTAATGCCTACGATATTTTAAATTCTAAATTTGTAGTTTTTTCGGATGAGGGCCTTAGTGAGTTTTTGAAAGTAAGGGGAGGGTTAAAAAGTGAAGAGTCCCTATGA
- the rpsS gene encoding 30S ribosomal protein S19, with amino-acid sequence MARSSKKGVYVDLKLLKKVLKAKQSGDTTPIKTYSRRSTIIPEMVGLTIQVHNGRKFIPVYITELMVGHKLGEFSPTRTFRGHKSKREKEAAKETKKEG; translated from the coding sequence ATGGCAAGGTCAAGTAAAAAAGGAGTTTATGTAGATCTTAAGCTTTTAAAAAAAGTTTTAAAGGCAAAACAAAGTGGAGACACAACGCCCATAAAGACTTATTCACGAAGGAGCACCATTATCCCTGAAATGGTGGGACTAACGATACAGGTACACAACGGTAGAAAGTTTATTCCGGTTTATATAACAGAGCTTATGGTAGGGCATAAGCTTGGTGAGTTTTCACCAACAAGAACCTTTAGAGGACACAAGAGTAAAAGAGAAAAGGAAGCAGCAAAAGAAACAAAAAAAGAGGGGTAA
- the rpsG gene encoding 30S ribosomal protein S7: MRRRRAPERKVPPDPVYNSPLVMKFINNLMWDGKKSVAMKIFYNAMKRVQELTGEDPLKVFEKAIENVKPTLEVRPRRVGGATYQVPIEVRPKRQISLAIKWIIRSARSRSERGMIEKLARELVSAANNEGGAVKIRENTHKMAEANRAFAHFRW, encoded by the coding sequence ATGAGAAGAAGAAGAGCCCCTGAGAGAAAAGTACCACCAGATCCCGTTTATAATTCTCCCCTTGTAATGAAATTCATCAATAACCTGATGTGGGACGGTAAAAAAAGCGTTGCTATGAAAATATTCTATAACGCTATGAAAAGAGTTCAAGAACTTACTGGAGAGGACCCATTAAAAGTTTTTGAAAAGGCAATAGAGAATGTAAAGCCAACTCTTGAAGTTAGACCAAGAAGAGTTGGAGGAGCAACCTATCAAGTCCCAATTGAAGTTAGACCAAAAAGACAAATTTCTCTTGCTATAAAATGGATTATAAGATCAGCAAGATCAAGAAGTGAAAGGGGAATGATAGAAAAGCTTGCAAGAGAGTTAGTGAGTGCGGCAAACAACGAGGGAGGAGCTGTTAAAATTAGGGAAAATACTCATAAAATGGCAGAGGCAAACAGGGCCTTTGCCCACTTTAGATGGTAA
- the rpsJ gene encoding 30S ribosomal protein S10: MPITEKIRIKLKSYDARLIEKSAKRIALTARGTGADVRGPIPLPTKKTLISVIRSPFVHKTSREQFFYCVHKRLIEIINPTQETVEKLSKLDLPAGVDVKIEVSVER; the protein is encoded by the coding sequence ATGCCAATAACAGAAAAGATAAGGATAAAGTTGAAAAGTTACGATGCAAGACTTATTGAAAAATCGGCAAAAAGAATAGCTTTAACAGCTCGTGGAACAGGAGCTGATGTAAGGGGCCCTATTCCATTACCAACGAAAAAAACATTAATAAGCGTAATAAGAAGTCCTTTTGTTCATAAAACTTCAAGAGAACAGTTTTTTTATTGTGTTCATAAGAGATTAATAGAGATAATAAATCCGACCCAAGAGACAGTTGAAAAGCTCTCAAAGCTTGATCTTCCAGCAGGTGTCGATGTGAAGATTGAAGTGAGTGTGGAAAGATGA
- the rplW gene encoding 50S ribosomal protein L23: MKSPYDIIISPIITEKGTFLRGRSNYYVFKVRKDANKKEIKWAIENLYKVKVEKVRTVNVKPKPKRLRHRLYGRTSAWKKAYVKLKEGETIPLYEGV, encoded by the coding sequence GTGAAGAGTCCCTATGATATTATAATTTCGCCCATTATTACTGAGAAGGGAACCTTTTTAAGGGGGAGGTCAAATTACTACGTATTTAAAGTTAGAAAAGACGCCAATAAAAAGGAGATAAAGTGGGCAATTGAAAATCTTTACAAGGTAAAAGTTGAAAAGGTCAGAACTGTTAATGTTAAGCCAAAGCCAAAAAGGTTAAGACATAGACTATACGGCAGAACGTCTGCTTGGAAAAAGGCATATGTTAAATTAAAAGAGGGGGAAACAATACCTTTATATGAAGGAGTTTAA
- the rpsL gene encoding 30S ribosomal protein S12 has protein sequence MPTINQLVRHKRKKKNRKSKSVALEGCPQKRGVCIRVYTTSPKKPNSALRKVAKVRLSNGREVIAYIPGEGHNLQEHSVVLVRGGRVKDLPGVKYHIVRGVYDCAGVANRASSRSLYGTKRKKKEG, from the coding sequence ATGCCCACCATAAACCAATTAGTAAGGCATAAGAGAAAAAAGAAAAATAGAAAATCAAAAAGCGTTGCACTTGAAGGTTGTCCACAAAAAAGAGGCGTCTGTATCCGCGTATACACAACAAGCCCTAAAAAACCTAACTCAGCCCTAAGAAAAGTAGCTAAGGTGAGACTTTCAAACGGTAGAGAAGTTATAGCCTATATACCAGGAGAAGGCCACAATCTTCAAGAACACTCAGTCGTTCTTGTAAGAGGTGGTAGAGTAAAAGATTTACCTGGAGTGAAATATCATATTGTAAGAGGAGTTTACGACTGTGCAGGTGTAGCAAATAGAGCAAGTTCAAGAAGTCTTTATGGAACAAAAAGAAAAAAGAAGGAGGGATAA
- the rplB gene encoding 50S ribosomal protein L2, translating into MGIKRYKPYTPSRRFMTGYTFEEITKTEPEKSLVVPLKKKAGRNNQGRITIRFRGGGHKRLYRIIDFKRDKFGIPAEVLSIEYDPNRTARIALLCYKDGEKRYILAPEGLKVGDEVVSGPGSPLKVGNALPLSEIPEGMEIHNIELVPGRGGKLVKAAGSAAVILAKEGNYAHVQLPSGEIRLINQKCLATLGRVSNVDHENIVIGKAGRKRWMGRRPHVRGTAMNPCDHPHGGGEGRTKGKIPKTPWGKITKGKKTRNPRKVSSRFIIKRRK; encoded by the coding sequence ATGGGTATAAAAAGATATAAGCCCTATACGCCATCAAGAAGGTTTATGACAGGATATACCTTTGAAGAGATTACAAAGACAGAACCTGAGAAAAGCTTAGTTGTACCGCTAAAAAAGAAGGCTGGTAGAAACAACCAAGGTAGGATAACTATAAGGTTTAGGGGCGGGGGTCACAAAAGACTATATAGGATCATTGATTTTAAAAGAGATAAGTTTGGTATACCTGCAGAGGTTTTAAGTATTGAGTACGATCCAAACAGAACAGCAAGAATAGCCCTTTTGTGTTATAAAGATGGCGAAAAAAGATATATACTTGCTCCAGAGGGTTTAAAGGTAGGTGATGAGGTTGTTTCTGGTCCTGGCTCTCCCTTAAAAGTTGGAAATGCCTTACCACTTTCAGAAATCCCTGAAGGAATGGAAATTCATAATATAGAACTTGTTCCTGGTAGAGGTGGTAAATTAGTAAAAGCTGCAGGATCTGCTGCTGTTATTTTGGCAAAAGAGGGAAATTATGCTCATGTTCAGCTTCCATCGGGTGAAATAAGACTTATAAACCAGAAGTGCTTGGCAACCTTAGGAAGAGTTTCAAATGTTGACCACGAGAACATAGTTATAGGAAAGGCAGGAAGAAAAAGATGGATGGGTAGAAGGCCTCATGTAAGAGGTACAGCAATGAACCCATGTGATCATCCTCATGGGGGTGGAGAAGGGAGAACAAAAGGTAAAATTCCTAAAACTCCATGGGGGAAAATAACAAAGGGTAAAAAAACAAGAAATCCCAGAAAAGTTTCAAGTAGATTTATAATTAAAAGGAGAAAATAA
- the fusA gene encoding elongation factor G: MDISKIRNIGFAAHIDAGKTTTTERILFYTHRIHRMGEVDEGTATMDYMIQEKERGITIQAAATFCEWKNYLIHIVDTPGHVDFTVEVERSLRVLDGLVIIFSAVEGVEPQSETIWRQADKFKVPRIAFINKMDRQGADHLRVLGQIEKKFNIKPLLLEWPIGIENDFIGVIHFVENKKMIWDKDELGVEYSVLPIDNIAGEAKSYYEDMILTLSEIDEGIADEYYEKGFVSPDKINSAIRKGVLEKRFLPVLIGSALKNKGIQPLLDAICEYLPSPIDRGKIKGIDPLTRSEIYRSPDPSDHFSGVVFKVQIFEDMGKLCYLRIYSGKITQGEKVYNPRTNEVIRVQRLYRLHANKKNAIREAVCGEIVGIVGPKEVRTGDTICPLEHSILYEEMLFPEPVVSQAIEPISSKDFKKIEERLKWMVEEDPTFNLKIDEETGQIIISGMGELHLEIILDRLKRDHKLEFRALKPQVHYRESISLSGELVKEFKKNIGGEEQFGKVMLQVEPIKGAMRNEILIDDSLNLREDLKEVAYSSMREILDFGVIAGYPLIDVRMALKKVYNLEKTTPIGLKLAIHEAGKELIKMAEPVLLEPYSYVEITVPVEFIGNVIQDLMQREAEIIEKVSLEGSDLVKIVAEMPLKNTFGYVTVLRSHTKGKANIWMKVSSFKAAKLEKSDFLL, from the coding sequence ATGGATATAAGTAAAATACGTAATATCGGTTTTGCTGCCCATATAGATGCAGGAAAAACTACTACTACTGAGAGAATTCTTTTTTATACTCACAGAATACACAGAATGGGTGAGGTAGATGAGGGAACAGCTACAATGGACTATATGATTCAAGAAAAAGAAAGAGGAATTACAATTCAAGCAGCTGCAACTTTCTGTGAGTGGAAAAATTACTTAATACATATAGTAGATACACCAGGCCACGTTGATTTTACAGTAGAGGTCGAAAGATCTTTAAGGGTTCTCGATGGACTTGTAATAATATTCTCAGCAGTTGAAGGTGTAGAACCACAGTCTGAAACTATATGGAGACAGGCTGATAAGTTCAAAGTTCCAAGAATAGCCTTTATTAACAAAATGGATAGACAGGGAGCTGACCATTTGAGAGTCTTAGGCCAAATCGAAAAAAAATTTAATATTAAACCACTTTTACTTGAATGGCCAATCGGCATAGAGAACGATTTTATAGGCGTCATTCACTTCGTTGAAAACAAAAAAATGATCTGGGATAAAGATGAACTGGGAGTCGAATACTCTGTTCTGCCAATAGATAATATTGCCGGAGAAGCAAAAAGCTATTACGAAGATATGATCTTAACTTTGTCAGAAATAGACGAAGGTATTGCAGATGAATATTACGAAAAGGGTTTTGTAAGCCCAGATAAAATTAATAGCGCTATAAGAAAAGGAGTCTTAGAGAAAAGATTTTTACCAGTTCTTATTGGTTCAGCATTAAAAAATAAAGGTATTCAACCTCTTTTAGATGCAATCTGTGAATATTTACCATCTCCAATAGATAGAGGAAAAATAAAAGGCATAGATCCCTTAACAAGAAGTGAAATTTATAGAAGTCCTGATCCGAGTGACCATTTCAGTGGAGTTGTTTTTAAAGTTCAAATTTTCGAAGATATGGGTAAGTTATGTTATTTGAGAATATATTCGGGAAAGATTACACAAGGGGAGAAAGTATACAATCCAAGAACAAATGAAGTTATAAGGGTGCAGCGTCTTTATAGGCTCCATGCAAATAAAAAGAATGCAATAAGAGAAGCTGTATGTGGTGAAATAGTTGGAATAGTTGGACCTAAAGAGGTAAGAACCGGAGACACTATTTGTCCTCTCGAACACTCAATCTTATACGAAGAGATGCTTTTTCCAGAACCTGTTGTTTCACAGGCTATTGAACCGATTTCCTCAAAAGATTTCAAGAAAATAGAGGAAAGACTCAAGTGGATGGTAGAAGAAGATCCAACCTTCAATTTAAAAATAGATGAGGAAACTGGTCAAATTATAATATCCGGTATGGGAGAACTTCATCTTGAAATTATACTGGATAGACTAAAAAGAGACCATAAACTTGAATTTAGAGCCTTAAAGCCTCAAGTTCACTATAGAGAAAGTATAAGTTTAAGCGGAGAATTAGTAAAAGAATTTAAGAAAAATATTGGTGGGGAGGAGCAGTTTGGTAAAGTAATGTTACAAGTTGAGCCAATTAAAGGAGCAATGAGAAACGAAATATTGATAGATGATAGTCTCAACCTGAGGGAGGATTTAAAAGAGGTTGCTTATAGCTCTATGAGGGAAATCCTCGATTTCGGTGTAATAGCAGGATATCCCCTAATAGATGTGAGAATGGCTCTTAAAAAAGTTTATAACTTGGAGAAAACGACACCGATAGGTCTTAAGTTAGCTATACATGAAGCAGGAAAGGAGCTTATAAAAATGGCAGAGCCTGTGTTACTTGAGCCGTATTCTTACGTAGAAATAACAGTGCCTGTTGAATTTATCGGAAATGTGATTCAAGATCTCATGCAGCGGGAAGCCGAGATAATAGAGAAAGTATCCTTAGAAGGCTCTGATCTTGTAAAAATAGTTGCTGAAATGCCACTGAAAAATACTTTCGGATACGTTACTGTTTTAAGATCACACACAAAAGGAAAGGCAAATATCTGGATGAAAGTTAGTTCATTTAAGGCAGCTAAACTTGAAAAAAGTGATTTTTTATTATAA
- a CDS encoding uL22 family ribosomal protein — MVEGVARIKYLRTSFKKSKRVCEAIRGKTVKEALDILYFLTKKPAKLLYKAVKSACNSYAVKKGIKFDEVDLKNLRVKICKVDKGPTWRILRPGFRGVPRIARRHTAHFTVVVEEVK, encoded by the coding sequence ATGGTTGAGGGAGTTGCAAGGATAAAGTATTTAAGAACTTCTTTTAAAAAGTCTAAGAGAGTTTGTGAGGCAATAAGAGGTAAAACTGTAAAAGAAGCCTTAGATATTTTATATTTCCTTACGAAAAAACCTGCTAAATTGTTATATAAGGCTGTAAAATCTGCATGTAATTCTTATGCTGTAAAAAAGGGAATTAAGTTTGATGAAGTTGATTTAAAAAATTTAAGGGTTAAGATTTGTAAAGTAGATAAGGGTCCAACTTGGAGAATTTTAAGACCTGGATTTAGAGGGGTACCGCGTATTGCAAGAAGACACACAGCTCATTTTACAGTTGTGGTAGAGGAGGTAAAGTAA
- the tuf gene encoding elongation factor Tu yields the protein MSKPKFERKKVHVNVGTIGHIDHGKTTLTSAITKVLSKYGLAVEQEYEQVAKADVKLFRRDETKILTVNLAHVEYESEKRHYAHIDCPGHHDYIKNMITGAAQMDGAILVVSAVDSVMPQTREHVLLARQVNVPYIIVFINKVDAIDDPAIVDLVEEEVRDLLKKYEFPGDAVPVIRGSALNAMRCGCGKRECEHCGKIWELIDAMDNYIPDPIREIDKPFLMAIEDVFSITGRGTVVTGRVERGILRPGDEVEIVGFGPTRKTVATSLEMFRKVLDEARAGDNVGVLLRGIGKDEVERGMVLAKPNTINPHTRFRAQVYVLTKEEGGRHTPFFSGYKPQFYFRTTDVTGSIKLPEGVEMVMPGDHVNLEVELMYPVAMEKELRFAIREGGKTVGAGIITEIIE from the coding sequence ATGAGTAAGCCTAAATTTGAGAGAAAGAAGGTACATGTTAATGTTGGTACAATAGGTCATATTGACCATGGTAAAACTACTTTAACTTCTGCTATCACAAAGGTGCTATCTAAGTATGGTCTTGCCGTAGAGCAGGAGTATGAGCAAGTAGCAAAGGCTGATGTTAAGCTCTTTAGGAGGGATGAAACTAAGATTTTGACTGTTAACCTTGCCCATGTTGAGTATGAATCAGAAAAAAGACACTATGCTCACATTGATTGTCCAGGTCATCATGACTACATAAAGAACATGATAACAGGTGCTGCTCAAATGGACGGTGCAATTTTGGTAGTTTCAGCCGTTGATTCAGTGATGCCCCAAACAAGGGAACATGTTCTTTTGGCAAGACAAGTGAATGTACCGTATATAATTGTATTCATCAATAAAGTAGACGCAATAGATGACCCTGCAATAGTGGATCTTGTTGAAGAAGAGGTTAGAGATCTTCTGAAAAAATACGAGTTTCCTGGAGACGCAGTTCCAGTTATAAGAGGAAGTGCTTTAAATGCAATGAGATGTGGCTGTGGCAAAAGGGAATGTGAACATTGTGGTAAGATCTGGGAGCTAATAGATGCAATGGATAATTATATTCCGGATCCTATAAGAGAGATAGATAAACCCTTCCTGATGGCTATAGAAGATGTTTTTTCAATTACGGGTAGAGGAACAGTTGTAACAGGAAGAGTCGAAAGAGGAATTTTAAGACCCGGAGATGAGGTAGAAATTGTTGGGTTTGGTCCGACTAGAAAGACTGTAGCTACATCTTTGGAAATGTTTAGAAAAGTTCTTGATGAGGCAAGGGCTGGAGATAACGTTGGAGTTCTCTTAAGAGGAATTGGTAAAGATGAGGTAGAAAGAGGAATGGTACTTGCAAAGCCTAATACTATAAATCCTCATACCAGATTTAGGGCTCAAGTATATGTTCTCACAAAGGAGGAGGGAGGAAGGCACACCCCATTCTTTTCTGGTTATAAACCTCAATTTTACTTCAGGACAACAGATGTAACCGGTTCAATTAAATTGCCCGAAGGTGTAGAAATGGTAATGCCTGGAGATCATGTTAACCTTGAGGTAGAACTAATGTATCCTGTGGCTATGGAAAAAGAGCTTAGGTTTGCTATAAGAGAGGGTGGAAAAACAGTTGGTGCAGGAATTATAACTGAAATAATAGAGTAG
- the rpsC gene encoding 30S ribosomal protein S3, whose amino-acid sequence MGQKVHPYGFRLGIHKDWKAHWFADRKSEYVKYFEEDNKIRSYLRERYKDARVSDIVIDRAGEQITVTIHTASPGMVIGQKGKEIELVKKELSTFIKNENITIHVQEIRVPELDAQLVADGIARRIEQQVSHRRAMKRAVSQALRMGAKGIKVQCKGRLQGAELARKEGYMQGRVPLQTIRADIDYGFSTAFTRYGTIGVKVWIYKGDILEKPEIEEV is encoded by the coding sequence ATGGGACAAAAAGTTCATCCTTATGGTTTTAGACTCGGTATACATAAGGATTGGAAGGCTCATTGGTTTGCTGATAGGAAGTCTGAATATGTAAAGTATTTCGAGGAAGATAATAAAATTAGATCTTATCTGAGGGAAAGATATAAAGATGCAAGGGTATCTGATATTGTTATTGATAGAGCTGGAGAGCAGATAACTGTGACGATTCATACTGCTTCTCCTGGTATGGTTATAGGTCAAAAGGGGAAAGAAATAGAACTTGTTAAAAAAGAACTTTCTACGTTTATAAAAAATGAGAACATTACTATACATGTTCAAGAGATAAGAGTTCCAGAACTTGATGCTCAGCTTGTTGCTGATGGTATTGCAAGAAGGATAGAACAGCAGGTATCTCATAGGAGGGCAATGAAAAGAGCAGTTTCCCAAGCTCTAAGGATGGGAGCAAAGGGTATAAAAGTTCAATGCAAGGGAAGACTTCAAGGAGCTGAGCTTGCAAGGAAAGAAGGGTATATGCAAGGTAGAGTTCCTTTACAGACTATAAGGGCAGATATTGATTACGGTTTTTCGACTGCCTTTACAAGGTATGGAACAATAGGAGTTAAGGTTTGGATATATAAAGGTGATATTCTTGAAAAACCAGAAATCGAGGAGGTCTAA
- the rplC gene encoding 50S ribosomal protein L3, whose translation MKALLAKKIGMTRIPFEESIVPCTLLHVDNVYVMGIRTKEKDGYSAVKLCIGRKKAKKMKRPLLGEFKKVFGDREEYPAELIKEVRGEFDPQIYSVGAELSPSIFEPGEVVDVIGYTKGRGFAGVVKRWDFAGGPASHGSMSHRRPGSIGQTTDPGRVWKGKRMAGHYGNEREAVHNLKVVYVDVDNKIIGLKGSVPGPNGSVVIIRSPKRVKKK comes from the coding sequence ATGAAAGCACTCCTGGCAAAAAAGATTGGCATGACAAGAATACCCTTTGAAGAAAGTATTGTTCCCTGTACACTACTACATGTAGATAATGTATATGTAATGGGAATAAGAACTAAAGAAAAAGACGGTTATTCGGCAGTAAAGCTCTGTATTGGAAGAAAAAAGGCAAAAAAGATGAAAAGGCCCCTTTTAGGGGAGTTTAAAAAGGTTTTTGGAGATAGAGAAGAGTATCCTGCTGAGTTAATTAAAGAAGTAAGGGGGGAATTTGATCCGCAAATTTATAGCGTTGGAGCAGAACTTTCACCTTCAATTTTTGAGCCTGGAGAGGTTGTAGATGTTATTGGGTATACAAAGGGAAGAGGTTTTGCTGGGGTTGTTAAAAGATGGGATTTTGCTGGAGGACCCGCTTCCCACGGTTCAATGTCTCATAGAAGACCTGGTTCAATAGGTCAAACAACAGATCCGGGAAGAGTTTGGAAAGGAAAAAGGATGGCTGGACACTATGGAAATGAAAGAGAGGCCGTTCATAACCTGAAAGTTGTATACGTTGATGTGGATAATAAGATTATAGGTCTAAAAGGATCTGTTCCTGGTCCAAATGGGTCGGTTGTAATTATAAGGAGTCCTAAAAGGGTAAAAAAGAAATGA